From a single Oxalobacter vibrioformis genomic region:
- the ftsY gene encoding signal recognition particle-docking protein FtsY: MFSFFRKKTETNASDEAKTDTPSTPETTENPAAPSPQTETHVPDTATSAPPSQEHPAENRSWFDRLKDGLSKTSANLNIFGTVMLDDDLYDELEMALLTSDAGIEATEQLLYDLREKVGRERLSRPEDIRNALRELLTDMLKPLEKRLEIGRHQPLVMMIAGVNGAGKTTTIGKLARHLQAHGQTVLLAAGDTFRAAAREQLAIWGDRNQITVIAQESGDPAAVAFDAVQSAKAKGIDVVMVDTAGRLPTQLHLMEELKKVQRVIGKGETSAPHEVLLVIDGNTGQNALAQVRAFDEALTLTGLIVTKLDGTAKGGILAAIAKVRPIPVYFIGVGEKIEDLQPFVAEEFTRALLN; the protein is encoded by the coding sequence ATGTTCAGCTTTTTTCGAAAAAAAACCGAAACAAATGCCTCCGATGAGGCAAAAACAGACACACCTTCCACACCGGAAACAACAGAGAATCCCGCTGCACCAAGCCCACAAACTGAAACTCACGTTCCTGATACTGCCACAAGCGCGCCGCCAAGCCAAGAACATCCGGCAGAAAATCGCTCATGGTTTGATCGGCTTAAAGACGGTTTATCCAAAACCTCAGCCAATCTCAATATTTTCGGCACCGTCATGCTGGATGACGACCTGTACGATGAACTGGAAATGGCGCTCTTGACATCGGACGCCGGTATTGAGGCTACGGAACAGCTTCTTTATGACCTTCGGGAGAAAGTCGGCCGGGAGCGTCTGTCACGACCGGAAGACATTCGTAACGCCCTGCGGGAACTCCTGACCGATATGCTCAAACCACTTGAGAAACGTCTTGAAATCGGCCGTCACCAGCCACTGGTCATGATGATTGCTGGCGTCAACGGCGCAGGCAAAACCACAACCATCGGCAAGCTGGCCCGCCATCTTCAGGCACATGGCCAAACGGTACTGCTTGCTGCAGGAGATACCTTCCGGGCCGCAGCCCGGGAACAGCTGGCCATCTGGGGTGACCGCAACCAGATTACGGTCATTGCACAGGAATCGGGTGACCCGGCTGCGGTTGCCTTTGATGCGGTACAATCTGCCAAGGCAAAAGGTATCGATGTTGTCATGGTGGATACGGCTGGCCGTCTGCCCACGCAACTGCATCTGATGGAAGAGCTGAAAAAAGTCCAACGCGTCATCGGGAAAGGCGAAACATCCGCACCGCATGAAGTGCTTCTGGTGATCGACGGTAATACCGGACAGAATGCGCTGGCACAGGTAAGGGCATTTGATGAGGCGCTCACCCTCACCGGACTGATCGTCACCAAACTGGATGGCACGGCAAAGGGAGGCATTCTCGCTGCCATTGCCAAAGTCCGTCCCATTCCGGTTTACTTTATCGGTGTGGGTGAGAAAATTGAAGATCTGCAACCTTTTGTTGCCGAGGAATTTACGCGAGCGTTATTGAACTGA
- a CDS encoding cell division ATP-binding protein FtsE has protein sequence MIEFFDVSRFYPGDITAVSNITFSIQPGEMVFLTGPSGAGKSTLLKMIAAIEKPDDGTLTVNGQDIANLRPAGIASLRQNLGLVLQQQALLEDRTILDNVMLPLIVTGTSRAEAEARANAALDKVDLADRAWFRPQTLSGGEQQRVAVARAIVNKPKIILADEPTTNLDRESAVKVIDAISFFQSAGVTCIIATHDGQLLERANRIIYLKQGRLIKSEQRVRPQTGRP, from the coding sequence ATGATCGAATTTTTTGATGTTTCCCGTTTTTATCCGGGTGATATCACTGCTGTCAGCAATATCACCTTCTCCATCCAGCCGGGAGAAATGGTGTTTCTGACCGGTCCCTCCGGCGCAGGCAAATCCACGCTGCTCAAAATGATCGCCGCCATCGAAAAACCGGATGACGGCACACTTACCGTCAATGGACAGGATATTGCCAACCTGAGACCGGCGGGCATTGCTTCTTTGCGCCAGAACCTGGGACTTGTCCTGCAACAGCAGGCACTGCTTGAAGACAGAACCATCCTGGACAATGTCATGCTGCCACTGATCGTAACCGGCACATCAAGAGCTGAAGCAGAAGCCCGCGCCAACGCAGCCCTGGACAAGGTTGACCTGGCAGATCGCGCCTGGTTTCGTCCGCAAACCCTGTCTGGGGGCGAACAGCAGCGGGTAGCGGTTGCCCGGGCGATCGTCAACAAGCCAAAAATCATCCTGGCAGATGAACCGACCACCAATCTGGATCGGGAAAGCGCCGTCAAGGTCATTGATGCCATCAGCTTTTTCCAGTCGGCAGGTGTCACCTGTATTATCGCAACACATGATGGCCAGTTGCTTGAGCGGGCAAACCGGATTATTTATCTGAAACAGGGGCGGCTGATCAAATCCGAGCAGCGCGTCAGGCCTCAGACGGGAAGACCATGA
- the rpoH gene encoding RNA polymerase sigma factor RpoH, with protein sequence MTASAPSALMPANNHFLALGFTGALGNIEAYIAEVNRLPMLTHEQETSLAERYREHNDLAAAQELVLSHLRLVASVARGYLGYGLPHADLIQEGNIGLMKAVKRFDPTMGVRLVSYAIHWIKAEIHEYILKNWRMVKVATTKAQRKLFFNLRSHRNGSETMNEAQIDSLAKKLNVKREEVLEMETRMNGRDIALEPPTDDDDESFAPISYLSSEENEPTRVLETLETERLQSEGLEEALGKLDPRSRRIIEARWLANDEGSGATLHTLAEEFGVSAERIRQIETAAMKKMKTALVAYQ encoded by the coding sequence ATGACCGCATCCGCACCATCTGCATTGATGCCGGCGAACAATCATTTTTTGGCTCTTGGTTTTACCGGCGCTCTGGGCAATATTGAAGCCTACATCGCAGAAGTCAACCGCCTGCCGATGCTCACGCATGAGCAGGAGACTTCACTGGCCGAGCGTTATCGTGAACACAATGATCTGGCTGCCGCACAGGAACTGGTGCTGTCACATCTGAGGCTGGTTGCCTCCGTTGCCCGTGGCTATCTGGGCTATGGCCTGCCGCATGCCGACCTGATCCAGGAAGGCAATATCGGCCTGATGAAAGCAGTCAAGCGTTTTGATCCCACTATGGGAGTACGCCTGGTTTCCTACGCCATTCACTGGATCAAGGCAGAAATTCATGAGTACATCCTGAAAAACTGGCGTATGGTCAAGGTTGCCACAACCAAGGCCCAGCGCAAGCTCTTCTTCAATCTGCGCAGCCACCGCAATGGCAGTGAAACCATGAATGAAGCACAAATCGACTCTCTGGCAAAAAAACTCAATGTCAAACGGGAGGAAGTGCTGGAAATGGAAACCCGCATGAATGGCCGTGACATTGCGCTGGAACCGCCAACTGACGATGACGACGAAAGCTTTGCGCCCATTTCCTATCTTTCATCGGAAGAAAACGAGCCGACCAGGGTACTGGAAACGCTTGAAACGGAACGGCTTCAATCCGAAGGACTGGAAGAGGCGCTGGGCAAACTGGATCCGCGTTCCCGCCGTATCATTGAGGCACGCTGGCTTGCCAACGATGAGGGTTCCGGTGCAACCCTGCATACCCTCGCAGAGGAATTCGGAGTATCTGCCGAGCGTATTCGCCAGATCGAAACCGCTGCCATGAAGAAGATGAAAACGGCGCTGGTTGCCTACCAGTAA
- a CDS encoding cell division protein FtsX produces the protein MSNWFRQHFFAIGDAFAQLRRAPGNSFFNILVLSMTLALPFAGVTLLENLQTLTGRMAVEPEISIFLNLEVSREDAQALEQPIRRILYSDERSNQVVFIPKEKALQILQQKEGITDIVKTLGRNPLPDGYLIRIARNDGDPRFALHIENIARQLEGLPHVQKVQIDSAWIKRLAAFVRVVRMCILFLGITLGVVVIAVIFNTIRLQVLTRIDEITLTRMVGATRSYIRRPFYYTGILLGLFSGALALGIVVLALYPLNNVIADLARLYASDLQLAPPNPLVSVSLLLISAALGWIGALFSVNRHLGRMS, from the coding sequence ATGAGTAACTGGTTCAGACAGCATTTTTTCGCCATCGGTGACGCCTTTGCCCAATTGCGGCGTGCACCCGGCAATTCTTTTTTCAATATTCTCGTCCTGTCCATGACGCTGGCTCTGCCGTTTGCCGGTGTCACCCTGCTGGAAAATCTCCAGACACTGACAGGCCGGATGGCCGTTGAACCTGAAATCAGTATTTTTCTGAATCTTGAGGTTTCCCGTGAAGATGCACAGGCACTCGAACAACCCATCCGCCGTATCCTTTATTCCGATGAGCGCAGCAACCAGGTTGTTTTCATTCCCAAGGAAAAAGCGCTGCAGATCCTGCAGCAAAAAGAAGGCATTACCGACATCGTCAAGACACTGGGCCGAAACCCACTACCGGACGGATACCTTATCCGCATTGCCCGTAATGATGGCGACCCGCGTTTTGCACTGCATATTGAAAACATTGCCCGACAGCTGGAAGGACTTCCCCATGTGCAAAAAGTCCAGATAGATTCCGCCTGGATAAAACGCCTTGCCGCATTTGTCCGTGTAGTCCGGATGTGTATTCTCTTTCTCGGCATCACGCTGGGTGTTGTCGTCATTGCCGTCATTTTCAATACCATCCGTCTCCAGGTGCTCACACGGATTGATGAGATCACCCTGACCCGAATGGTTGGCGCCACCCGTTCCTACATCCGGCGTCCTTTTTATTACACGGGCATCCTGCTCGGACTTTTTTCAGGCGCTTTGGCGCTGGGTATTGTCGTATTGGCCCTGTATCCCTTGAACAACGTCATTGCAGACCTTGCCCGCCTTTACGCATCTGATCTGCAACTGGCGCCGCCCAATCCGCTTGTTTCAGTGTCCCTGCTCCTGATCAGTGCCGCTTTGGGCTGGATAGGCGCGCTTTTTTCGGTCAATCGCCACCTGGGCCGCATGAGCTGA